A stretch of DNA from Leptospira barantonii:
ATCGGGAATTCGTAACGGCTCAGAATGGTTGCGAGTTTTCTATAATCGTAAAGTATTTCCCTCGTATCGATGGAGAATAGAACGTTTTTGATTCCACTTTCGGCTAACGTTTCCGGCAGACCCTTAAGGGATTCTATCTTGTCTCCGCTCGTATGAATTTCGCTGTACAACCCCGCGTTTTGTCTTTCCTTCAGATAGGCCAACATCTTTTCGCCGTCTTGGAATTGTAAAAACGGATCGAATACAACTTTCGGAAATCGTTTCAATTCTTTCTGAAGTTTTTCGTTGAGAGAAATGTTCTTCGCGAGAAAAAGTCCGACCGGAATGGACAACGCGTTCGCGGCTTCGGAAATTTCCTCGAGTTGATCTGGTTGGGGAGAATCGACCAGAATACTTTCCGGTTCGATCGACAGGGCTTTTCCGTATTGATAGAGTTTTGCTACGTTCGCAAGAAACGAGTTTGTGTTTTCAAACGGAAGAATCGTTTCGACTCGAACCGGATGACTGTCTCCCGCTTCGAAGTTTCCAATTTTGATTTCGCTACTGTAAAATCTTTCATACGAAAACGGGTTTCTAAATTCGGAATATCCTTTCGCTTTTTCTAAGTCCGGTCTTCTCGAGTTGAACTTGTCCGCGAGAAGTTTCGCAACGGGAACTTCCAACACGGGATCTTCGGTGAGAGAAACTCGGATCGTATTACCGAGTCCGTCCTCCAACAAGGAACCGATTCCGATCGCGGATTTGATTCTTCCGTCTTTTCCGTCTCCCGCTTCGGTAACTCCCAAGTGAAGCGGATAATCCATCTTGAGTTCTCCGAATCTCGCGGCGAGCATCCGATACGCCTGAACCATAACCTGAGGATTCGAGGCTTTCATGCTTACAATAATATCATAATATCCTAAACTTTCCGCGATGGCGATAAACTCGATTGCGGATTCCACCATTCCCTGAGGTGTGTCTCCGTAACGGTTCATGATTCTGTCGGAAAGGGAACCGTGATTGGTTCCGATTCTCATCGCAACTCCAAGTTCCTTACAGCGCAGAACGAGAGGGGAGAATACTTCCGAAATTCTTCCCAGTTCGTCGTCGTATTCCGAGTCCGTATAATCGCGCACCGCGAATTTTTTCTTATCCGCAAAGTTGCCCGGATTGATTCTTACCTTTTCCACATACTCGACCGCTTTCATCGCGACGCTCGGAGTAAAATGAATGTCCGCGACAAGCGGAACCTTACTTCCCGCTTTTTTGAGTTCTTGTCGAATCGAAGGAAGATTGTCCGCGTCCGCTTGAGAGGGAACGGTAAGTCTTACGATTTCACAACCGGCGCGTTCCAGTTCGAGAATTTGTTTTACCGATCCTTGTGTGTCGGTCGTATCGCTGTTGATCATGGACTGGATGACGATCGGATTGTCGCCTCCCACTTTTACGTCCCCGACTTTGACTTCTCTGGTTTTTCTTCTTTTATAACCGAACGGCGTGTGATTGTATCTAAAATTCATTTCGTTCCAGAATTCCGGTCAAAAACCGGGTTCCCTCATTTCTTAAGACAGTTTTGCGGGGATTTATCGCCCCGTCATTCTCGTTTTTCCCGCGATTCCGCGCGTATTTTTCGTCTCGGAGGATTTGATTCCGGGTCCCTCGGCTCCGATAGTACAAACACATCTTTGGAAATAAATTGATTATGGATTTTCCTTCTTTAAAACCCGCCGAGACCTACAAGATTCGGGTTACGGTCGCCATTTACAGGGGCAATATTCTGTCTTATAAGAACGACGTCATCATTCCTTCCGAATACTTTCGCAGGACAGAGGCGAGGGCGCATATTCAGAAAGAAGTTTCGGAACGGCTTTTGCATTCTAACTTTTTTCGTTCTCCAAGACCCGACTACGATCTGGTTCGTTATACGGAAGAGGCGACCTGCAATACCTTTTTGCGTTATCGGATTCTTTCTTTGAAATCGGGCGAGAGTCTGATTAAGGAAAGAATCTAAGTCTTTATCCGGTCCTTTGATTGTTCGAAAATTCTTGAATTCCTGAAAACGAGGCGAAAACTGACCAATCAAACGAACCGGATCGCAAAATTCGTGTTCGTTTCCGCGGACCTAAAGCCGCGATCGATCGTATGTCCGGAAACGATAAGAAAATCATAGAACAGAATTCCCACGGCGAGTTCGAACTCACCGCTTACGGAGAATTTCTCAGTTATTTTCATACCCATATTCAATTGTTCAACGGCTTGATCAGCGGTAAAAAAATTTCTCCCACCGATCAGGAAGCTCTCAAACAGAAATTACGTTCTTATATCGTAAACAATATCCAAAAGACCGAACAATTCTTCGATCATCTTCCTAAGTTTGCTGAATATCTGGGAATGTCCCAGTCCGATCTTTCCTCGTTCATGACGAAGAACTTCATGAACACACACGCGGGGATTAAAAACAAACTCATCGAGCAGGAAAAAACGAACGCCGGAAAACCGAGAAAGAAAAAGTATTCCCGCATTTCGGAAGAGATCGTGGATACGATCGGTACTATAGTCGCTCCGGGAAAACGATTCATCGGTATGGAAGGTTACGTGGTCTTAAGGGACGACGCGACCGGAAAAGATTTGGAACCGTCCCTCTCTTCATTCGGAGAACCTCCTAAGCCTGGAGAAGAAAGCGCGGTTCGCAAACCCGCTCCGCCTCCGGTTCCGTTGAAGAAGGCTCCCGAAAAATTGATTCTTACGGAACTCGTGGAAAAATTCGGTTCCGAGTTTTCGGGTTCTGCACTCGTTCTTCAAAAAGAGGAACTTGAAGAGGACGACGTCGCGAGCAACGTTTCCGTCGGCGGCAACGAAGAATTGTTAACCGAAGTGGAGGATCTTCAGTTCGGTGGATTCGACGAACCTTCTTTTTCGGATGAGGAAGAAGAACCGATCGTTCCTTCCGAACCTCCCGTGATCATTCCGTTTTCCAAATATATGGAAAGTGTAAACCGAGTCAGACAGTTTCAAAAAGACGGACAACCGGACGCATATAAAAAATGGGTGATGACACTTCCACCGGAACTCAGTGCGTTGATGCAACTTCATTCTTACGTGTTGAAGGAAATGAAAAACGAACCCGTGGATTGGAACTCGATCGTGTCTTCGATTTCTTCGAGAATCGGTTTGAAGGATACGAGACTTTGGAAGGTTTTGGATCTGACTCGAACCTTCGCAGAACTCAGGGCCGGATTGGAAAGAGCCTTTGTCGCATCCAAGACCGCGGGACCCGGAATGGAAGAGCTCGTAAAAAAAGCGTGGCCTCATATCTTGAAAATTTTCGAAGAGTATCCGGACACTTCTTTGTTGCGTCAAAAATTGGATCAACTTTTCACTCGCATTCCGGATGCGACTCAGAGGAAAAAACTTTCCGATCTTTTTCTTCCCGTTCTTCAGAAGTTATAAATCAAGTTAGAATTGCTTAAAGATAAGGCAGTTTGTACCCATCTTCGGGAAACTCTCGCTTCTTTTGAAATGATTTCAGTCTAATTAAAGTGATCTAAAATTTTTAGATCTGGAGATGGATTTGAAACTGTGTTATATTCGGAAACGAGAGGGAAGAATGGTCTGAGATTTTTATCATCCGCTTTGTATCGTGGAACGATTCGTATTTCAATCCTATCTTTTAAAAGAATGTTTTCAATTTACGCAACTGTCAATTTACTGGCCGTAGCTGGGGAATTTTGCTGAAATTTCAGCCATAGGCGCGCCCGACGCCCGTTGTTAACCAGGGAATTTGTATCATGAGGGATCTCGGCAAATGAATGATGTAAAAGAACAATTGCAACTTCAAAATTATCTAGAGGAAAACGGTCTTTATGAAAAGTCGTTCGAACATGATAACTGTGGAGTAGGATTTGTTGCTTCCTTTCAGGGAGAGAACAGTCACAGAATCGTATCTATGGGACTCAAGGCAGTCGCTTGCCTTACGCATAGAGGAGCCGTGGACGCAGATATGGTGACCGGAGACGGCGCCGGTATCATGATTCAGATTCCTAAGAAGTTGTTCGCAACTTACATCGAAGAGATGGGTCATAGAAGACCGAACGAAGATTCGATCGGCGTCGGAATGATTTTTCTTCCGAGAGAAGATATCGATAAACAGGACATGTGTCGCAGTCTCGTTGAGTCCGCGCTCATGGAATTCAACTTTAAACTTTATGCATGGAGATACGTTCCCGTAAATCCGGAAGTTCTCGGACCGAAGGCGAATCAATCCAGACCTCAGATCGAACAGGTTCTCATCGGCAAACCGGAAGGAATGTCCAACGAGGACTTCGAAACGAAGTTATTCTTAATACAGAAAAAATTGATGAGAGACGCGGATCGTCTTTCATTGGCGGGAGATCTTTATATCTGTTCTCTTTCTTCGGAAAGAATCGTGTTCAAAGGTCTCTTCAACGGAAATCAAGTTTCCCAGTTTTACGAAGACTTAAACTCGGAAAATATGGTTTCTCCGTATTGTATCTTTCACCAAAGATATTCCACGAACACTTTCCCTTCTTGGGCTTTGGCGCAACCGTTTAGAATTCTCGCGCACAACGGAGAAATCAATACGATCGTCGGAAACAGGATTTGGATGCTTGCGCGCGAGGAAGAACTCGAGTGCAAAAAATGGGGAGAATATCAAAAAGAAATTCATCCGATCATCCGTCCTCACATGAGCGACTCTGCAAGTTTGGATAACGCGATGGAAGCGATCGTTCGTTCCGGAAAGGACGTTCTTCAGGCAAAGGCGATGCTCGTTCCGAACGCTTGGTCCAAAAACCTCACGATGTCGGAAGAGTTGAAAAGCTTTTACGAATATAATAATACTCTTATAGAGCCTTGGGACGGACCTGCCGCTCTCGCGTTTGCGGAAGGCGACTGGATCGGAGGGGCTCTTGATAGAAACGGACTTCGTCCGGCGCGTTATGCGGTCACCGAAGACGGTCTTTTGATCATGGGTTCCGAAGCGGGACTCGTTCAGGTAGACGAGGAAGTCGTAACCAAAAAAGGACGCCTCGGACCCGGCGAAATGATCGGGATCAACTTAAAAGAGAAAAAACTATATCACAACGAAGATATCAATTCTCTTTTCGAAAAGAAATACGATTACAGAGAATGGTCCAAAGAGAACGTTTCGTATCTCAATCAGGATCTGGATTCTTCTATGAACGAGACGATCACCTACAAAGGCGACGATCTCAGAAGAAGACAGGTGTTGTTCGCGTATTCTCCGTTTAAACAAAAATCGGTGATCAAACCGCAGGCGGGTCAGGGTAAGGAAGCGATCAGTTCCATGGGAGACGATACTCCTCTGTCGATTCTGATGCTTTCTCGAATCGGTCTTTACACGTATTTCCGTCAGAGATTCGCGCAGGTAACCAATCCCCCGATCGACTATATCCGTGAAAAAGGTGTGACCTCTCTTTACACTCGTCTTGTCAAAAAGATGAACCTGTTCGGGGACGAAAAACCTCAGAACTGTTTGGTTCTTTCTCATCCATATCTCACCAATCTGGATCTGAAAAGAATCCGCGAGATGGACGGGAAACCTTATAAAATTCTTACGTTAGATGCAACCTTCGAGGCGCATATCGAGGCTGAGGAGAATGTAAACCGCAACTATCTCGAAAAATCTCTCGACGCGCTTCTCGAACAGGCTCTACAAGCGGCTAAGAGCGGAACCAACATTCTCGTTCTTTCCGATAAGAAACTTTCGAAAGAAAGAGCTCCGATCCCGATGGAACTTGCGGTCGCGGCGGTTCACAATCATTTGATCCGCAACAAAACCCGTTCCGCGGTATCTATCCTTGTGGAAACCGGTTCTGCATTCGAAATTCATAATGTGGCTGTGTTGCTCGGTTACGGAGCTTCCGGCGTAAACAGTTATCTGATCTGGGACACGTTATTCGATCTTTGGGAAAAGGGAGAATTCGACGCGGAAGAAAGCGCGGCTCGCCCCGAATTCCACAAGATTTGTGAGAACTACCGTTACGGCGTGGACGACGGACTTTTGAAAATCATGTCCAAGATGGGAATTTCCATTCTTTCCTCGTATGTGGGCGGACAGGTTTTCGAAGCGATCGGTCTTTCCAGAACTCTTGTTTCCAAGTATTTCCCGGGAACGTATTCCAGAATTTCCGGAATCGGAATCGGTGGAATCGAGCAGAACATTCTTAGAAACCACGAACAAGCATTTTACAAAGAACTCAATCCGGACGATTTCGTTTCCGAGAAGGACGATCAACCGCACCGTTGGTCTCCGAGAGTCGTTAAATTCTTACGTAAGGCCGCGGTCGACAACGACTACGAAGCTTTTAAAGAAGCGACAAAAATTCTCAAAGAAAGCGATCCGATCAACATCCGCGACTTGTTCGACTTCGTAGCAAGAAAACCGATCCCGGTCGAAGAGGTGGAAACCGTTACCGAAATTCAAAAACGTTTCCTCACCCCGGGTATGTCTCACGGTGCGCTTTCCATCGAAGCGCATACGGATCTTGCGATCGCCATGAACCGGTTAGGCGCTAAGTCTTCTTCCGGCGAGGGTGGAGAGAATCCTTCCCGTTACGTCGTGAACGAAAAAGGGGATCTCGCGAATTCTTCCATCAAGCAGATCGCTTCGGGAAGATTCGGAGTTACTTCCGAGTATTTGAACTCGGCGACCGAAATCGAAATCAAAATCGCACAAGGCGCAAAACCCGGAGAAGGCGGTCAGCTTCCCGGTAAGAAGAACAACGAGGAGATTGCGACGAATCGTCACACTCCACAGGGAATCGATTTGATTTCTCCTCCGCCTCACCACGATATTTATTCGATCGAGGATTTATCACAGCTCATCTACGACTTGAAGATGGCCAATCACAAGGCGCAAGTTTCGGTGAAGCTTGTTTCCGAAGCCGGAGTGGGAACGATCGCGGCCGGTGTTGCAAAAGCGAACGCGGATGTGATTCTCATTTCCGGTCACGTGGGTGGAACCGGAGCGGCTCCGATCACATCGATCAAGTATGCGGGTTCTCCTTGGGAACTCGGTCTTTCCGAAACACATCAAGTTTTAGTAATGAACGGACTCCGTGATCGTGTGGTTTTAAGAACGGACGGCGGTATCGTATCCGGAAGAGACGTGATCATTGCGGCTTGTCTCGGCGCCGAAGAATACGGCGTGGGAACCGCTTCGCTTGTCGCACTCGGTTGTATCATGGCGAGAAAATGCCACTTGAACAACTGTCCGACGGGAATCGCGACTCAGGATATCAAGTTCCGCGCAAAATACAAAGGATCCCCAGATCAACTCGTGAATCTATTCACTTGCCTCGCATTGGAAGTGAGAGAATATCTCGCGGAACTTGGATTCCGCTCCATCGATGAAATCATCGGAAGAACCGATCTATTGAAACAGATCACACGTTACGAGAAAGATCGTTTGGATTCGCTCGATCTCAATCCGATTCTGGTTCGTCTGCCTTTGTTCTACGATCCTACGAAACAGAAAAAAGACAGATCGATCCGTAAGGAACCGATCGGAGAAGTATTGGACGATCGTATCATCAAGGACGCGGAAAAAGCTCTCGAAGGAAAATCTTCTATGGCTCTTTCTTATCTTGTCCGCAATACGAACCGAACCGTGGGTGCGAAGATCTCCGGTTTGATCGCAAGAAAATACGGATCCAAAGGTCTGCCGGGAAAACTCGAAATCATTCTGGAAGGAACCGCAGGACAATCCTTAGGAGCATGGCTCGTGAAAGGAGTTCAAGTGACTCTGCACGGTGATGCGAACGACTACGTCGGAAAGGGTCTTTGCGGCGGTGTGATCGTGATCAAAAAACATCGTAAGTCCAAACTCAAGGCTTATGAAAACACGATCATCGGAAACACTTGTCTCTACGGCGCGACATCCGGAAAACTTTTCTGTTCCGGAAGAGCGGGAGAACGTTTCGGAGTTCGTAACTCGGGAGCGGAAGCCGTTGTCGGCGGAGCGGGAGATCACTTCCTTGAATACATGACCAGCGGAACCATCGTTTGTCTCGGAAGCGTGGGTAAAAATATGGGCGCGGGAATGACCGGCGGTAGCGCGTATTTCTTCCAAAAGGGATGGGACATTCAACCTCTTCTCAACAAGGAATACGTAAAAACCGTGGACTTGGAAAACGGAGACTACGAGGTCATCAAAAATCTGATCTCCGAACACTCTAAGTTGACCGGTTCCGATTTATCCGAAGGAATCTTAAAGGATTTCGACGGAAACAAGAATTATTTCGTGAAGGTGGTTCCGAAATAATCTCTTCGAAGGAATGAACGAATTCTTTTCTTGGAGGGTCTTACAAGGGTTAGGCGATCCAAGGGAAGAATTTTCGCCCTTTTGATTTTTGAGAAAGAGTCTTCTCATTGAAGAATTTTCTAGGAGACGTCCGGCGCCGCGCGTTTTAACGTTCGATGTCGGCTAACGTAGGGATTGTGGCCGAGTTGCGATGCGCGGCGTCGGCCTTCGATCCGGAAAAATACAATGTTAAGAATACACATAGCCCTCGCTTTTTTTGCCACGATCCTCCTCTTTGCGGTCGCAAACCGACAGCAGAAAAAAGAAACAGAAATCGATTTTAAATTTCCCGATACGGAAGAATCCGTGGTTCTCGATCCAGTATCCGGCGTTCAGATTCCGGTTACGAGATTCTCCTTCGACGATCTAAAAAAAAGGGCCAGAAGTATGGCTCATGGACGTTATGTGAAACCGCAGTTCGTATCGACTCGGTTTTTGCAGGGTTTGAGCTGGGATCAATATAAGAACATCCGCTTTCGCCCCGAGTCTTCGCTTTGGAAAAAAGAAGGAAACCCGTTTCAGATACAGTTCTTTCATCCCGGACATTTGTACAATACGAACGTGACGTTAAACGAAGTCCGCTCCGACTTTTCGAGATCGATTCCTTACGACGAATCCTATTTCGATCTGACGAACTTGAAAGTGCAGGGAGAAATTCCCGCAGATCTGGGCTACTCAGGATTTAAGATTCACTATCCATTGAACACGCCGGAACATACGGACGAGTTCACCGTGTTTCAAGGCGCGAGTTATTATAGAATGGTTTCCAAAAAACAAGTCTACGGTTTGTCCGCGCGCGGGATCGCGATCAATACGGGAATGCCTTATCCCGAGGACTTTCCGGGATTCACACATTTTTGGATCGTTCATCCGGATAAAACGGATTCGACCATTTTCGTCTATGCGCTGTTAGACGGAAAGACCGCGACGGGTGCGTATGAATTTCAAATCTCACCGGGAAAGGTATCTTCCGTGCATGTGAACGCAGAAGTGACTTTGCGAACTAAGGTGGATCGTTTCGGAATCGCTCCATTGACTTCGATGTATTGGTACTCGGAAACGAAAGGAATTCCAGAAGGACAGATATATCCCGAGTCACACGATTCAGACGGGTTGATGATCGAAACTGGAAAAGGGGATTGGGTCTGGAGACCCTTGGACAATCCGAAACGAGTTACGATCCATTCTTTTCAAGACGAGAATCCAAGGGCTTTCGGGTTGATACAAAGAGATCGAAACTTTGCGAGTTATCAGGACAATTCGATGAAGTATCATCTTCGTCCTTCCGCTTGGGTGGAACCGGAAGGAAACTGGGGAAAGGGAAGCGTACAACTTTTACAGATTCCCACGGTCCGCGATTCGGACGATAATATCGGAGCGTTTTGGGTTCCGGCTTCGTTTCCGGCTCCTCTTCAACCGTATGAATTCGCTTACACCATCCGCTGGTTAAACGAAGATCCTTTGCCGGATGAACTCGCAAAAACCGTTTCGACGAGAATCGCGCCCGTGCCCGGAGAATCCGATATGCGAGTTTTTTACGTCGATTTTTCCGGCGAAAAGTTGAAGGCCCTCGACGCGTTTACTTATCTGCAGGCGTCGATCGATACGGGGGAGAATTCAGAATTAACGGATTATAATATTCAAAAAATTGAAGAGACCGGGGTATGGAGACTTACATTCCGAGTCGTTCAAAAGAATAAAAACAAACCGACGGAACTCAAAGCCGTTTTGAAAAAAAATCAGGAAGACCTGAGCGAGATCTGGACGTTCACTCTTGAATCCACGATTTGAATTGAATTCCCGATTTCGGGAACATCGGGAAGAACTTTCCCGGGTTTATACGAAGATAAAATTGTATTGTATCGCGTCCGGGATTTCCGATCCGATCGAATTGCATTCGAGACTCGATGAATTTTTAATTTCCATTGAAAGGGAAATTCTCCCCGTTGTTAAAAAGGAAAAACGTAACTTGGAAAAGGAAGCGATGCGTTTGTTCTTGAGTTCAGGAATTTTGAATTCCGATCCGAAAGATTCTAATACGTCTGCGCTTCCCGCGATAGAGCCATCGAGTATGATTCCGAACCCGGTCGACTTCGGGCCCTTGGGAGAATTAGCGGAGCCCAAGGAAAAACTGGAACCCGTAGCGGTCGTCTTGTCCGTTCTTTTTTGGGGAAGCGTGTATTCATTCTTATTGTACGGGCTGTTGCGGTGAACGTTTTCGAAAAAACGGGGCATTCGATCGATTCGAAAACCGTAAGCTATCGAAGATTGACATTCGGCGGATTGGTTTTCTTTTTCGTAATCATCGGAGTTTTTTTAGAGGTTCAATTCTTATCCTTTCAATCGATCAGTCCTTTTGAATGGGCGACTTTGATTTTGTTCTGTATTTTGTTTCCGATCATCTCGTTCGGAGCGGCCACGGCGCTGATTGGATTTTTCCAAAAGCTCAGGGGAGGCGATCCTCTTCGTATTTCTAGAATATTAGAAAAACAGGATATTCTTGAGAATGAATTCCCGCCCGTGGCCGTGGTCATGCCGATTCATTGCGAGGACGTCGCGAGGATTTTCGCCGGGGTCGAGTTGATGATGGATCAAATCTCCCAAAGCGGTCTCGCGCAAAACACCGATTTTTTTATACTGTCCGATACCTCCGATCCGAATCTTTGGGCCTTGGAGGAAAAGGCGTTCTCGATTCTAAGCCGAAAACCTTCCAACAAGGGTAGAATCTACTACCGCAAACGAAGAGTAAATTTGAATAAGAAGTCCGGTAATATCGCGGACTTCTGCAGAAGATGGGGCAAACGATACAAATACATGATCATCCTGGATGCAGACAGCATCGTCACGGGAGAATGTATGAAAAATTTAATATTTCTAATGGAGAAAGCCCCGAACGCGGGGATCATTCAAACCGTTCCCGAGGTGATCGAGGCTAAGTCGGTCTTTCAAAAACTTTCCGCGTTCGGGGCGTGGGTCGGAAATTCCGTGTTCGGAGCGGGTTCCTATTTTTGGCAATTGCGTTCGGGACCGTTTTGGGGGCACAACGCGATCATTCGATTACAGCCGTTTATGAAATATTGCGGACTCCCGGGATTACCCGGAGAAAGCGCAATCGGCGGAAAGATCTTGAGTCACGATACGATCGAAGCCGCCTTGTTCAGAAAGGCAGGATACGGGGTTTGGTTTGCGACGGATTTAAAGGGATCGTATGAAGAAGCTCCGCCTAACATTCTTGAGGCGCTCAAACGGGACAACCGTTGGTGTCAGGGAAATCTACAGCACTTCTGGTTTTTGTTCGGGGGCAAGTTGCGATTTTCGAGCAGGCTTCAGATTCTTCTCGGAATTTTTTCGTATTTTAGTTCTCCGCTTTGGGCCTTACTTTTGATTTCCTCCTCTCTGACTACGATCGAGGACGTGGACTTTTTTAGATTGGCGCTTTTACCCGAGGATTGGATCGCATTCCGCGACGATCTTTATCTTCCGGTTGCATATACATTACAAGGTTATACTTTACTCATATTGTTTTTACCGAGAATCCTTTCCTTTTTGGAAGTTTCCTTTTTTCGCAGGAAAGAATGGGGATCTTCTTTCCTTTCCTGGATCGTTTCGTTCTTTTTGGAATTTCTACATTCCGTTTTGATTGCGCCGGTATATATGGTTCAATATACGAGATTCATTCTTCTTACATTCTTGAATCGTAAAATAGAATGGGGTCCTCAAAATAGGAATGCGTCTTCCGGGCCGGATTCGAGAGCGTTGGCGCTCACGATTTTGCCTGCTTCGTTTTACGGTTTAGGAATCGGCACTTGGATGTTTGCAACGTATCCGATTCTATTCTTTTGGTTTTTACCTTTGTTGGTCGGTTGGATTTTTGGGTATCCGATCGCATTATTAACTTCTTATTTTCCTAAAAGTAAAAAAGGTTCTTTCGGAGTTCTGTCCAATCCGCCCGAGTTAAGGGAGAATCGTCTCTTGGAAACTTTACGTTCTTTTGAAGTCGAGTATTCTCGGCTCATAGGAAATTCAGAAAATCGAAGGGGGATTTTTCTTTGTATCGTCGATCCTTCCTTGAATGAATTTCATCTTTCCAGGCTGAGAAAGCGAAGATCGGAATCTCCGGTTCGAAAAAATTATCTGAAGAATCTAACCGTCAAACTTAAAAGCGAAGGTCCCTCTTCGTTTAAGAATCAGGAATTGCTGAGAATTCTATGGGATTATGATTGTATGGCCGATTTGCATTCTTGGTTTTGGACCGAGGACGTGAGAGAGCTTTCTTCCTGGTGGAAAAATTCTTTCGCGGATTATAAACGCGGTGTTTTGTTAAGCGAAGCGGATTCGGTTGTTGCTGAGGCTTCAGTTTTCGTCGAAATTTAGGAATCGTACCAATCTCGATAATCCAACATATAGAATGTGTCGTGCGGTTTGCATTGTAATCTCCTTACGATGCTGTTATTTAGAAGATCGAGTTCCAGGATGTATTTGTAGTTCTCGTGAAATGTAGGACCTCCTTCATTCATAACGCGATCGATAGAATTCCCGACTCCCGATGCTTCCAACAACAAAAGATAATTAAAAAGAAAACAACGAGAAACCCCATGCACGTGCGCGAGCGTGCCGAACAAAGCCCAGCTTCCTGTGCTCAGCCGAACGCTAATCTTTTTCATTTTTTCTTTTCCCGGACTTGGCTGATATAAAGTCTTACCGGCCTTAGTTCCCAATCGTTTTGTCGTCGAAAGAAATTTGGAATATCTCCTCAACAACGAAGGAATCTTTTTTGCAAGTCTCCGCCTTTCCAGATCGGAATATCCAAGCAAAGTTTGCTCGGGAACGAGAAGTGTAACAACGTGGCTCTTCCTTTCCTGAAGAAAAGATCGAATCTCATGATTCGAATGTAATAAA
This window harbors:
- the mdoH gene encoding glucans biosynthesis glucosyltransferase MdoH, which codes for MNVFEKTGHSIDSKTVSYRRLTFGGLVFFFVIIGVFLEVQFLSFQSISPFEWATLILFCILFPIISFGAATALIGFFQKLRGGDPLRISRILEKQDILENEFPPVAVVMPIHCEDVARIFAGVELMMDQISQSGLAQNTDFFILSDTSDPNLWALEEKAFSILSRKPSNKGRIYYRKRRVNLNKKSGNIADFCRRWGKRYKYMIILDADSIVTGECMKNLIFLMEKAPNAGIIQTVPEVIEAKSVFQKLSAFGAWVGNSVFGAGSYFWQLRSGPFWGHNAIIRLQPFMKYCGLPGLPGESAIGGKILSHDTIEAALFRKAGYGVWFATDLKGSYEEAPPNILEALKRDNRWCQGNLQHFWFLFGGKLRFSSRLQILLGIFSYFSSPLWALLLISSSLTTIEDVDFFRLALLPEDWIAFRDDLYLPVAYTLQGYTLLILFLPRILSFLEVSFFRRKEWGSSFLSWIVSFFLEFLHSVLIAPVYMVQYTRFILLTFLNRKIEWGPQNRNASSGPDSRALALTILPASFYGLGIGTWMFATYPILFFWFLPLLVGWIFGYPIALLTSYFPKSKKGSFGVLSNPPELRENRLLETLRSFEVEYSRLIGNSENRRGIFLCIVDPSLNEFHLSRLRKRRSESPVRKNYLKNLTVKLKSEGPSSFKNQELLRILWDYDCMADLHSWFWTEDVRELSSWWKNSFADYKRGVLLSEADSVVAEASVFVEI
- a CDS encoding DUF1564 domain-containing protein, with product MKPFLVWAFYYLLHSNHEIRSFLQERKSHVVTLLVPEQTLLGYSDLERRRLAKKIPSLLRRYSKFLSTTKRLGTKAGKTLYQPSPGKEKMKKISVRLSTGSWALFGTLAHVHGVSRCFLFNYLLLLEASGVGNSIDRVMNEGGPTFHENYKYILELDLLNNSIVRRLQCKPHDTFYMLDYRDWYDS